A single region of the Schizosaccharomyces osmophilus chromosome 3, complete sequence genome encodes:
- the rsd1 gene encoding RNA-binding protein Rsd1: MYLDAEALAEAPFRKQENSSESTNSQQQPVPSLSSNVHDTRPASSIPNPSTNEPNGVPSNSVSSSHKTYRDHGNDGRLTPPPVSMGYRYNESKSRPAHYLDDRERPHRSTHSSLSPVSKRGRSHSRSSSPGTSRRYRSPEGVRGNSPRSRRRYSRSDRSYRRHEESSRSPPRYSSRRNRYREERHPHRRDDEDDYERRSRRRDRSRGRTRAHDPSPINEDDLDRRTVFVSQLANRLTTRELYEFFEHAGPVRDAQIVRDKVSGRSKGVAYVEFRDEDSVQHALSLSGKRLLGIPVIVQLTEAEKNRKAREAAETTRAANAEIPFHRLCIANIHFNLSDEDVQAIFEPFGEIELVRLHRDDQNRSKGFGYIQYRDPKCARNALEKMNGFDLAGRSMRVCLGNDKFTTETTSSMLRRFDDMMNRTEHSHSRQGRVRHTPVSTSRALSPGAEPLSPSEEEGRTISRDELMKRLARTDDTTPVPTTDVQPDPSRYRSVILKNMFDPKEETSATWVEELEQDVREECENKYGRVMHITVIPTEAGEIFVKFKTSGECEKAVLGLHQRWFGGRKIIASKISEADYNVRFPDAKHV; this comes from the exons ATGTATCTAGATGCAGAGGCCTTGGCTGAGGCTCCCTTTCGTAAGCAAGAG aacTCTTCTGAATCCACTAATTCACAACAGCAACCCGTGCCATCTCTCTCCTCAAATGTACATGACACTCGTCCGGCTTCTTCCATTCCAAATCCCTCAACAAATGAGCCAAACGGGGTACCATCGAATTCCGTTTCCAGTTCTCATAAAACTTATCGGGATCATGGCAATGATGGTCGCTTGACCCCTCCTCCTGTTTCTATGGGTTATCGCTACAACGAAAGCAAATCTCGTCCGGCTCACTACCTGGATGATCGTGAACGACCACACCGTTCTACTCATAGCTCTTTAAGCCCAGTTTCCAAAAGAGGCCGTTCCCACTCACGATCCTCCTCCCCAGGAACTTCTCGTCGCTATCGGTCTCCTGAAGGCGTACGTGGCAACAGCCCTCGATCACGTAGGCGGTACTCTCGCAGCGACCGTTCTTATCGTCGACACGAGGAAAGCTCTCGAAGCCCTCCTCGCTATTCTAGCAGACGCAATCGATATCGGGAAGAGCGTCATCCTCATCGACGGGACGACGAGGATGACTATGAGCGTCGAAGCCGACGTCGCGATCGTAGTAGAGGCAGAACTCGAGCTCATGATCCCTCTCCCATCAATGAAGACGACCTTGATAGACGTACCGTGTTTGTTTCTCAATTAGCAAATAGATTAACTACTAGGGAGTTATACgaattttttgaacatGCTGGTCCTGTTCGTGATGCTCAAATCGTCCGAGACAAAGTTAGCGGCCGCTCCAAAGG AGTTGCGTATGTAGAATTTCGAGACGAAGATTCTGTTCAACATGCACTTTCTCTTTCAGGAAAACGTCTTTTAGGTATTCCTGTCATTGTTCAGCTCACGGAAGCCGAGAAAAACCGTAAAGCTCGTGAAGCAGCAGA AACGACTCGGGCAGCCAATGCGGAAATCCCTTTTCACAGATTATGTATTGCTAATATTCACTTTAACCTTAGTGATGAAGACGTACAAGCCATTTTCGAGCCGTTCGGCGAGATTGAACTTGTTCGTTTGCACCGAGACGACCAAAATAGAAGCAAAGGCTTTGGCTATATACA ATACCGAGATCCAAAGTGTGCTCGAAATGCACTTGAGAAAATGAACGGATTTGATTTAGCTGGTAGAAGCATGCGGGTTTGTTTAGGAAATGACAAGTTTACTACGGAAACGACTAGTTCCATGCTGAGACGATTTGATGACATGATGAATCGGACTGAACACTCACATTCTCGTCAAGGACGGGTGCGCCATACTCCCGTTTCTACATCTAGAGCTTTGTCTCCAGGAGCAGAACCTTTGTCTCCTAGTGAGGAGGAAGGCCGTACAATTTCACGGGACGAGCTTATGAAAAGACTTGCACGAACTGATGATACTACTCCTGTTCC AACGACGGATGTGCAGCCTGATCCAAGTCGATATCGGTCTGTTatcttaaaaaatatgtttGATCCTAAAGA AGAAACGTCTGCTACTTGGGTGGAGGAACTTGAACAAGACGTTCGTGAAGAAtgtgaaaataaatatggAAGAGTAATGCATATCACCGTAATACCAACTGAAGCCGGTGAAATTTTTGTCAAGTTTAAGACATCTGGAGAATGTGAAAAAGCCGTTCTTGGTCTTCATCAGCGATGGTTTGGTGGCCGCAAAATTATAGCTTCTAAAATTTCTGAGGCTGATTATAATGTCAGGTTTCCTGATGCTAAGCATGTTTAG
- the scs7 gene encoding ER sphingosine hydroxylase Scs7: MVNLPNTCIILSDGVEYDVTNGNLARPEFAEVVHRYQKKDVGNLAKGISVDNQKDAEIIRELLENGSKPVKNKEFSDLVDQNIGDGYGNDFVVKPTNIDKDYEKNRFLDLKKPMVPQILFSNMSKDVYLDQVHRPRHYNGSGSAPLFGNFMEPFSKTPWYAIPMIWIPCITYFFMQSCTGIPVPLAFTMFFIGLGVWSIVEYFMHRCLFHLDEYTPDHPVFLTLHFLFHGVHHFLPADRYRLVMPPTLFIFFATPWYRLVRLILPYHLAIAGFSGGVFGYVCYDLTHYFLHHKRLPHGYFTELKTWHLDHHYKDYKTAFGVTSSFWDRVFGTLGPSLTNKAPADTVKVK, encoded by the exons ATGGTTAATCTTCCTAATACCTGTATCATCTTATCAGATGGTGTCGAATATGATG TAACGAATGGAAATTTGGCCAGGCCCGAATTTGCTGAAGTTGTCCATCGttatcaaaagaaggacGTTGGTAATCTTGCCAAGGGCATTAGCGTCGACAATCAAAAAGACGCAGAGATAATTCGCgaacttttggaaaatggtTCGAAACCGGTCAAGAATAAAGAGTTTAGTGATCTAGTGGACCAAAACATCGGCGATGGTTACGGTAACGACTTTGTTGTGAAGCCTACCAATATTGATAAGgattatgaaaagaatcgattcttggatttgaaaaagccCATGGTGCCACAGATTCTTTTCAGCAATATGTCTAAAGATGTATATTTGGACCAAGTTCACCGTCCTCGCCATTATAATGGAAGCGGTTCTGCTCCTTTGTTTGGTAACTTTATGGAACCTTTCAGTAAAACCCCTTGGTATGCGATACCTATGATTTGGATCCCTTGCATCACATACTTTTTTATGCAGTCTTGTACCGGTATTCCTGTTCCTCTCGCCTTCACCATGTTTTTTATTGGTCTTGGTGTCTGGAGCATTGTGGAGTACTTTATGCACCGTTGTCTATTTCACTTAGACGAGTATACGCCAGATCACCCCGTATTCCTTACTTTACACTTTTTGTTCCATGGTGTTCATCACTTCTTGCCTGCTGACAGATATCGCCTTGTTATGCCCCCGACgctcttcatcttctttgcTACCCCTTGGTACCGTTTGGTGCGTTTGATTCTGCCTTACCATTTGGCCATTGCTGGTTTCTCTGGTGGTGTCTTTGGTTATGTCTGCTATGACTTGACTCACTATTTTTTGCATCATAAGCGTTTGCCCCATGGATACTTCACTGAATTAAAGACCTGGCACTTGGACCACCATTACAAGGATTACAAAACCGCCTTCGGCGTCACCAGTTCATTTTGGGACCGCGTATTTGGAACGCTTGGACCTTCTTTGACCAATAAAGCCCCCGCAGACACTGTCAAAGTTAAGTAA
- a CDS encoding NADH/NADPH-dependent indole-3-acetaldehyde reductase, implicated in cellular detoxification has product MLIAALGPNIPFPAYGVGTALYKRDQSKFQTETVDSVKKAIQNGFTHIDCAELYGNEEEVGVALKDLNIPREKLFITSKVSSSVEDISAALSTSLKKLGLSYLDLFLIHAPKYLNEKNIPFSKGWEAMETELGQGRVHAIGVSNFYVEDLEKIMETAKIPPRVDQIEFHPQVFVRSKSLLDYCKSKHIIVEGYSSLRPLTREPEGTVSKLAKSLANKYNVSDSLILLAWSNAQGVSPVTTTSKVERMKHYLTYKTVKLEQADIDAITKAGEESSRPLHFY; this is encoded by the coding sequence ATGCTGATTGCTGCTTTGGGTCCTAATATTCCATTTCCCGCCTATGGTGTGGGTACAGCCTTATATAAACGGGATCAATCCAAATTTCAAACGGAAACTGTAGACTCAGTGAAAAAGGCCATCCAGAACGGATTTACTCACATCGACTGTGCCGAATTGTACGgaaacgaagaagaagtcGGTGTTGCCCTCAAAGATCTAAATATACCACGTGAGAAGCTTTTTATCACCTCGAAAGTTTCAAGCAGCGTTGAAGACATTTCAGCTGCCTTAAGCACTTCTCTCAAGAAGTTGGGACTCAGCTATCTTgatcttttcttgattcaTGCCCCTAAGTATCTTAATGAGAAAAATATTCCCTTCTCAAAGGGCTGGGAAGCAATGGAAACTGAACTCGGCCAAGGTCGAGTTCACGCTATCGGTGTGTCAAATTTCTACGTAgaggatttggaaaaaatcaTGGAGACAGCCAAAATTCCCCCACGCGTCGACCAAATCGAATTCCATCCTCAGGTTTTCGTCCGCTCAAAGTCTCTCCTCGATTACTGTAAAAGCAAACATATTATCGTCGAAGGCTACAGTTCACTTCGTCCCCTCACAAGGGAACCTGAAGGTACTGTTAGCAAACTTGCCAAATCCCTTGCCAATAAGTACAATGTTTCTGATTCTTTGATATTGTTAGCTTGGTCCAATGCCCAAGGTGTTTCTCCTGTTACTACTACCAGCAAAGTAGAACGCATGAAGCACTATTTGACTTACAAGACCGTGAAGCTCGAACAAGCAGACATCGATGCTATCACCAAAGCTGGAGAAGAATCTAGCAGACCGTTACATTTCTATTAA
- the cpy1 gene encoding vacuolar carboxypeptidase Y, giving the protein MQLQQSFLYFLLTWAASAQFMGKIDNEQAGGDFAVVDDKIGETHAPEVVRPENGVYLNPVHVPSTEENNRPSVKDKMGNMLRPAWDFIQNVGERVDEMFENVEDEIDQTFDSPKHKDMEDKKKHCPCKGRKANDLDSNEKPMKGEDDGAFFSKYPEEKPKDRDHKRKHKKPLHKKKMGHHKESDVDEEFPAPPPKKTKNDKMKHHKSKEEKKDPKMEDSEFDGTQRDILILEAFVELMQVGNADNIAEEFASFLEALDIEYFGNMPVHIARDASDEQKKSSFKEEGIWDLNSLTPEQFAYLEMLKAADIDPETAFQHSPSMLDYPKGSKDKEGVYFAKQENGEHVNMKAFPNHTLRIKNSTPESLGIDSVKQETGYLDVDDDRHLFFWFFESRNDPVNDPVVLWLNGGPGCSSMTGLFMELGPSHINMETLKPEYNPHSWNSNASVIFLDQPIGAGFSNGDGSVLDTITAGKDVYAFLTLFFAKFPQYAHLPFHITGESYAGHYIPQFAKEIIEHNQGANDFVATGYEYQKSYINLKGVAIGNGLTDPLVQYYYYGKMACENPYGPILPQEQCDRMTDAYGTCSKLISVCYQTGFTPICIGASLYCNNAMMGPFQQTGLNVYDIREECRDPENMCYSETGAIEKYLNQEEVIEALGVEQGFKGCSTEVNIGFLFKGDWMRKTFRDDVTAILETGLPVLIYAGDADFICNYMGNEAWADALEWSGHREFYEANLAPWSPAGSEAGRGKTYKNFSYLRIYEAGHMVPFNQPEASLEMLNQWLDGQLQFSA; this is encoded by the coding sequence ATGCAACTTCAACAATCTTTCCTCTATTTTTTACTTACCTGGGCAGCTTCTGCTCAGTTTATGGGTAAAATCGATAATGAGCAAGCTGGTGGAGACTTCGCAGTTGTCGATGACAAGATTGGAGAAACTCATGCTCCTGAAGTTGTTAGACCAGAGAATGGAGTTTACTTAAATCCTGTTCATGTCCCTTCtacagaagaaaacaacCGTCCTTCGGTAAAGGATAAGATGGGAAATATGCTCCGCCCAGCTTGGGACTTCATTCAGAACGTGGGTGAACGCGTCGACGAAATGTTCGAAAATGTCGAAGACGAGATTGATCAGACGTTTGATTCTCCCAAACATAAAGACATGgaagacaagaaaaaacattgCCCCTGCAAAGGCCGCAAAGCTAATGACTTGGATTCTAACGAGAAACCGATGAAGGGAGAGGATGATGGTGCTTTCTTCTCAAAATATCCTGAAGAAAAGCCAAAGGATCGTGATCACAAGAGGAAGCATAAGAAACCTCTTCATAAGAAGAAGATGGGCCATCATAAAGAGTCTGATGTGGACGAAGAGTTCCCTGCCCCCCCTCCTAAGAAGACCAAGAATGATAAAATGAAGCACCACAAATCCAAAGAGGAGAAGAAGGATCCGAAAATGGAGGATAGTGAATTCGATGGCACACAACGCGATATCCTCATCTTAGAAGCCTTTGTTGAGCTTATGCAAGTTGGCAATGCTGATAACATCGCTGAGGAGTTTGCCAGCTTCTTAGAAGCCCTTGACATTGAATATTTTGGCAACATGCCCGTTCACATTGCAAGAGATGCGTCCGACGAACAAAAGAAGTCTTCCTTCAAGGAAGAGGGTATTTGGGATTTGAACAGTCTTACCCCTGAGCAATTTGCTTACCTCGAAATGCTTAAGGCTGCTGACATCGACCCCGAGACTGCATTCCAGCATTCTCCTTCCATGCTTGATTATCCAAAGGGAAGTAAGGACAAGGAAGGTGTTTATTTTGCCAAGCAAGAAAACGGTGAACACGTTAATATGAAGGCTTTCCCAAATCATACGTTACGTATCAAGAATTCAACTCCAGAGTCCCTTGGTATCGACTCTGTTAAGCAAGAAACTGGTTATCTTGATGTTGATGATGACAGacatcttttcttttggttctttGAATCTCGCAACGATCCTGTGAACGATCCCGTGGTTTTATGGTTGAACGGTGGCCCAGGCTGCTCTTCCATGactggtttgtttatggaATTGGGACCTTCTCACATCAATATGGAAACACTCAAACCCGAATATAATCCTCATAGTTGGAACTCTAATGCTTCCGTTATTTTCCTTGATCAACCTATTGGTGCCGGCTTTAGCAATGGTGATGGTTCTGTCCTTGACACCATTACTGCGGGTAAGGATGTATATGCTTTCTTAACCTTGTTCTTTGCCAAGTTCCCTCAATATGCTCATCTTCCATTCCATATCACTGGTGAATCTTATGCTGGTCATTACATTCCTCAATTTGccaaagaaattattgaaCACAACCAAGGTGCTAACGATTTTGTTGCTACCGGTTATGAATACCAAAAGTCTTACATAAACTTGAAGGGCGTTGCTATTGGCAATGGTCTTACTGATCCTCTTGTTCAATACTATTATTACGGAAAAATGGCTTGCGAGAACCCATACGGCCCTATTTTGCCTCAGGAGCAATGCGACCGTATGACTGATGCATACGGTACTTGCTCGAAGTTGATCAGTGTTTGCTATCAAACTGGTTTCACTCCCATCTGCATCGGTGCTTCTCTTTACTGCAACAATGCCATGATGGGTCCTTTCCAACAAACTGGTTTGAACGTCTATGACATCCGTGAAGAATGCCGTGACCCCGAAAACATGTGCTACTCTGAAACCGGTGCTATCGAAAAGTACCTGAACCAGGAAGAAGTTATTGAAGCTCTTGGTGTTGAACAAGGTTTCAAGGGTTGCAGTACAGAAGTTAACATTGGATTCTTATTCAAGGGTGATTGGATGCGCAAGACATTCCGTGATGATGTTACTGCGATCTTGGAAACTGGTCTACCTGTCCTTATTTATGCTGGTGATGCTGACTTCATTTGCAATTATATGGGCAACGAAGCCTGGGCTGATGCTTTGGAGTGGAGTGGACACAGAGAATTCTATGAGGCAAACTTGGCTCCCTGGAGTCCTGCTGGATCTGAAGCTGGCCGTGGTAAGACCTATAAGAACTTTTCTTACCTTCGCATTTACGAAGCTGGCCACATGGTGCCTTTCAATCAGCCTGAAGCTAGTCTCGAGATGTTGAACCAATGGTTAGATGGACAGCTTCAATTTTCTGCTTAA
- the erh1 gene encoding enhancer of rudimentary-like protein Erh1 — protein MTPPPSEIHIILLIQQSSDPKTRIWSDHCSVRSAIEYIIGVYSTGQEHPNQELMNISSFYAFFDEIYDCVPLVYDRHFRAYIPHDKQWLLFQAQEYMKANKPIV, from the exons ATGACTCCTCCTCCGTCTGAGATACATAT CATCTTATTGATCCAGCAAAGT TCTGATCCCAAAACTCGAATTTGGAGTGACCATTGCAGTGTACGATCGGCCATTGAAT ATATAATTGGTGTCTATTCCACTGGTCAAG AACATCCAAACCAAGAATTAATGAATATCTCCAGTTTCTATGCATTCTTTGACGAGATTTACGATTGCGTGCCGTTGGTATATGACCGTCATTTTCGTGCTTATA TTCCTCATGATAAGCAATGGTTATTGTTTCAAGCCCAAGAATACATGAAGGCAAACAAGCCTATCGTTTAA
- the coq9 gene encoding ubiquinone biosynthesis protein Coq9, whose translation MFAFRGVQRISQLPNSLSYALPLRIAKRSYQSATFETRPPISGKKAQILKHALEHVPQLGFSEEAIKMGGRSLGYSNLPTALFPSGSMNLISYFLLQHRYALREQKTHLTLMQTTTEKVTHLIWSRLQANRDVIEHLPQMIATCVAPSNLPSSVMSLANLSDEILYLAQDKSADFHWYTKRAVVSAIYSASELFMTKDNSPNFQATYDFVQHRVQHAKALNNLQEDILEWGSFQLNAIRSIIRSRGI comes from the coding sequence ATGTTTGCTTTCAGAGGAGTTCAAAGAATCTCGCAGTTACCCAATTCTTTATCTTATGCTCTTCCACTTAGGATCGCTAAGCGTTCTTACCAAAGTGCTACCTTTGAAACTCGTCCCCCAATTTCCGGTAAGAAAGCTCAAATCTTGAAGCATGCTTTGGAACATGTCCCTCAACTTGGCTTCTCTGAAGAAGCAATTAAAATGGGTGGTCGCTCGCTTGGATACAGCAATCTTCCTACGGCTCTTTTTCCCTCAGGTTCTATGAACCTCATTTCATATTTCTTATTGCAACACCGTTATGCTTTAAGAGAACAGAAAACTCATCTAACCCTCATGCAAACTACTACGGAAAAAGTAACTCATTTAATATGGTCTCGTCTCCAAGCAAACCGTGATGTTATTGAGCACTTACCACAGATGATTGCAACGTGTGTAGCCCCTTCCAATCTTCCTTCATCTGTCATGTCCTTAGCGAATCTTTCAGACGAAATACTTTACCTTGCTCAAGATAAATCTGCTGACTTCCACTGGTACACAAAGCGTGCTGTCGTGTCAGCCATCTACAGTGCCTCCGAACTATTCATGACGAAAGATAACTCACCCAATTTCCAAGCTACTTATGATTTTGTCCAGCACAGAGTTCAACATGCCAAGGCCTTGAATAATCTCCAGGAAGATATTTTGGAATGGGGTTCCTTCCAATTGAACGCCATTCGATCAATTATTCGTTCTCGGGGTATTTGA
- the dlp1 gene encoding decaprenyl diphosphate synthase subunit 2 Dlp1: MKLPLHIIRNPFLISSYFSANKSGSWASVLLKAVGVLSRDSRWHADLLNVLTEEMGSLNKQLNAWTGNNPLLDRITEPYKRSNTQFFHPLLVLLMSRASRMEGNTSQQMFQRYKQLSRVTELIHAANLIHINIREDQSTEELKLATLVGDYLLGKASVDLSHLESNAVTELMASAIANLVEGHFMKSRSLADAQANERMLLLQSAFLPAKACLSASILNNASTHINKACFTYGRFLGLSMHVAHEDIPEKMEQKTKKMDLLNDYRKNAKDALTVFPDVEAKQALIEIADRVSIA, translated from the coding sequence ATGAAATTACCGCTGCATATAATACGAAACCCTTTTTTAATATCCTCTTATTTCTCTGCGAACAAGAGCGGTTCTTGGGCGTCCGTTCTACTAAAGGCTGTCGGTGTACTTTCACGAGATTCCAGATGGCATGCAGATCTTCTTAATGTTTTAACAGAGGAGATGGGATCTTTAAACAAGCAACTTAATGCTTGGACGGGAAATAATCCGCTACTGGATCGAATTACTGAACCATACAAACGTTCAAACACCCAGTTTTTTCATCCGCTTTTAGTTTTATTGATGTCACGAGCTTCACGAATGGAAGGAAATACAAGCCAACAAATGTTTCAGAGATACAAGCAGTTGTCACGTGTTACAGAACTCATTCACGCCGCTAATCTTATCCATATCAATATCCGAGAAGACCAAAGCACTGAAGAGCTTAAACTGGCAACATTGGTTGGCGATTATTTATTAGGAAAAGCTTCTGTTGATTTATCTCATCTAGAAAGTAATGCCGTTACAGAATTAATGGCCTCTGCTATTGCAAACTTAGTGGAAGGACATTTCATGAAATCAAGATCTCTCGCAGATGCCCAAGCTAATGAACGGATGCTTTTACTTCAGTCTGCATTTCTTCCGGCAAAGGCCTGCTTATCCGCTAGCATTTTAAATAATGCCTCAACACATATAAATAAAGCATGTTTTACCTATGGAAGGTTCTTGGGTTTGTCTATGCACGTAGCACATGAAGATATCCCTGAGAAGATGGAGCAaaagacgaagaaaatggatttaCTAAACGATTATCgaaaaaatgcaaaagatGCATTAACTGTCTTCCCAGATGTGGAAGCTAAGCAAGCATTAATTGAGATTGCTGACAGAGTATCAATTGCATAA
- the poz1 gene encoding shelterin complex subunit Poz1 yields the protein MQHHTQIKATLKSLEAFFLSENHFQETSENAAIVQACLESLGTCESLNHVPVPLFMNMAFIDHCFALGVNTNPPINDDPNLTLSRAILWDTDLISRSLNRLSCIEKERMECFRSSTSSTDRNDERFAQECNLNLEAIRLYAVAKTGVLRWMTFHLLEQRHVDFATLSDFLDIWYTDSPSEKKVLEKIASIDEKKRIKKIHHFQSEMPWVNIHSILGRYLLCTKLELELFHGYNF from the exons ATGCAACACCATACTCAAATAAAAGCTACCTTAAAATCATTGGAGgccttttttctttctgaaaACCATTTTCAAGAGACCAGTGAGAATGCAGCGATCGTACAAG CTTGTTTAGAGAGTTTGGGAACCTGCGAGTCTTTGAACCATGTACCAGTGCCATTGTTTATGAACATGGCCTTCATTGAtcattgttttgctttagGAGTAAACACGAATCCACCCATAAATGACGATCCAAACTTGACACTTTCGCGCGCTATACTTTGGGATACAGACCTCATAAGTAGATCTCTAAACAGATTATCGTGCATCGAAAAGGAGAGAATGGAATGCTTTCGCTCATCGACTTCATCTACTGACAGGAATGATGAGCGTTTTGCCCAAGAATGCAATTTAAATCTTGAGGCTATCAGACTATATGCTGTGGCCAAGACAGGGGTTTTACGTTGG ATGACATTTCACCTATTAGAACAAAGGCATGTCGATTTTGCAACACTATCAGATTTTCTTGACATATGGTACACGGACAGCCCGTCCGAAAAGAAGGTATTAGAAAAGATTGCATCCATagatgagaaaaaaaggatcaaaaaaatccatCACTTCCAATCCGAAATGCCATGGGTCAATATTCATAGCATCCTTGGACGTTATCTGCTGTGTACCAAACTAGAATTAGAGTTATTTCACGGTTACAATTTTTAA